The Lasioglossum baleicum chromosome 3, iyLasBale1, whole genome shotgun sequence region TATATCTGTTAAGTTGTGCCAAGCTTGGTGCCGATGATCTGGAAATTTAATTGCATCCAATGTTTTAATCGGGCTCCTTTGCTGTTACAACTTAATTCGAGTCCGCACCTAAATAATAACAATACGATGCATATGAATGCAATATAACATTTTAGTACAATAATGCTAATATAATAACTATTCTTATAATTTTACTAAATCGTAAATTGTCGAACCcttatttttgtaataataattatccTGTTACGTATAAATAGGTGTATATATGCGTTTTTGGTATCGTGTTTAAAAGagcattttcattttattttatacacaTTCTATGTTGTATTATATATCCCAGTCAACCAGGCCTGTCGAGGCAGAAATCGAGCCCAGCGTGCGGAGGCCACCTAACGGGCATTATACTGGCCGAACGTCGCTCGAAGCTGCTTGAAGCACACGATGGCTCGATTCTGGCGATGCCACATAAGCTACCCAGTCAGCACAGCCTGCCACCTGGCCCAGCCTGCAGATTACGGGCAACACAACGCTTGGAGCTGCTCGAGGCCCAGGCGGATCGATTTTGGACGGGCCCCTGCGCGCATACAACCTGCAGaaactcgagcccagggcctgcaggCCGGgccgggattcagcctgttcTTGAGAGAGCAGCACGGTcccactaatgtggccaatcaggccGATGCCGGTatacagggcgggtcgcatgaATGTGGCAGATGTTTTGAGGACGATTactgcctagattgatcttttatctggcgttcttgactactgaaaaaacccgtgtttgttttatcacgaaatgagaacgcgaatcccgcacccttacaaATGGGCAGACTACCGGTCCGGcctgcaggccctgggctcgagtttCTGCAGGTGGTATGCGCGCAGTGGCGCGCACAGGGGCGCGCACAGGGGCCCGGCCAAAATAGAGCcggtgtgctatctgggtagcGTCGGCTCGTATTCTTGCTTCGGCACCATCTCGGCACAAGCTGCCTTTGACATGCTCGCTCCATTTTAAGAGAGCAGCACAGTCCCTAGCTTTAGGGACCGTTTTACGttttgcatcaattgcaagagatagaaactaaattgaatgttatttcttccctcttaaccccttgccgtaccattttctttacagttgcaTTGATCACaacgtctttatgcaaaaaatttTGCTAAAATTAGGGACCGTGCTGTCCTCTTAGGCTGCGCTCACAGTGGCTCCGATATCGGCCGATTTGGTCGACGTCCGACGCATCTGTCTCTTTTTTCGAGCGCGCGAAAAAGAGACACAACGTCGGCGAATCGGCCGATATCGGAGTCACTGTGAGCGCAGCCTAAAAATGTTGCCGAGGCAAGAATACAAGCCCACGCGAGCTTATGTGCCACGGCCCGAATCTAGCATTTTTGATTTTGATTACtgggttatattatttttatcaagGTAATCGTTATTCTTGCCGAAGTCCTTGTCCCACACTGTAACGTGAAATGCGAGTTTTCTAAGATCTGTCAATCGGGTACTAAAAATGAATTCTTCGTTCCATTTTGGATTTAAGATTTTCCACTTGACTGTTGTATTCTGTGAATTGCTATGATTCTCTCCGACATGAACTTTCTGCCCGTGATACGTGCAATCGAATAGTCGAAGACACGTTGTTTTTGATTGTTCGTTAGATTTCCTATAAGGCACAACTTGACATTTGGGTCGAAAAATCCATTGCTATCCTTTGGAAGTAAGTTTGCAGCTTGTTGAACCGTCAATGCTCTGCGTCTTGTACAATAACGTAGAGTCACTTCGATCTTTCCCCATCCACTGGAAAACACACCCCATGCGGCTTCGTCGTTGTCCACCTATGTCAACGTCGAGCTCTTATATCGTATTAGTGTCTGCAATAATGTAAGTCAAGTCGGCCGTCGCGAAAATTTCAAGGCACGATAGAATAATAATGAGACATTAGAATAATGCTTGCTCCAAACGCGAAGAAGAACAATTTATATAAACTGTAGTAtactataaatataaattagcgATCCTCAACCTATGGGCCCCGAgaaacgaaatataaaatatatatatatatggtatacaaTATCTTACGCCTTACACCAAGATCGAGGAAGCGGTGAATTTATACAATTGTTTGAAAAAGTTCTCGTAGAATGTATTGTTACGAGTTCGAGAATTAATCGAAGATAAATAACAGCAGATAGAGCTATCGATAGCCCATTTTATTTAGAATCgttaattttacatttcttcATATGTTCAATGTGAGAAGAATGGAAAATGAAATTGTAGTATTTAGTGCAAGGTTATCTGAAACGCTTTCGATAAAAATATACAGAACGTTGCTATAATATGCAATGGCTTTAGTCAACGaagttgttaaaaatttgataaGATGTATGTACCACGTATGTACCATTAGAAACGAATGCGTTGGGTCGCGTGACAACAGGCTTGAGAAATGCTGCTAGAAATATTGGGTACTGCCAAGGGATAAAATAGCAAGAACTAGATTGAgagattttcgggttctcgcacacctctagcaATAACCGCAATACTTGAAATCATTTACGTTCAATGCGTAACACGTATagaagaaaaagaggaaatTGATTGTACATACTGGATAATAATCTTGTAATGGGACATTATAATGTTTTGTTTGACGGGGTTGTAACTCGTGCAGGGGAAACCTAGCTTCTCCTAGAAAGTCTTGGCCTGCCGGATCGTCCTGGAGTATCAGAATGTGTAGCGTTTTGCCATTCCATATCTGTCACGAAACAATCATTAATTTCTCGCGTTCCCTATATCATCGATACGTTCGACACAATTCTTGTGTCGTATTAGTGTACAGAATTTGCATTGTTCGTACGTCTGTTTCTGTCGTTCCATAAAAGTTTAGAGTCTCGTTGAATTCCGGATTCCGCGTTTTGCGAATCGTCTTTGTCCGGAGACGTTTCGTACTCGCAACTAGGTCTACCGGTAATATGTTCAGTTTGCAGAACGGATCGGCGAGACCATGAATGTCCATTGGTCGCAAGTCTCGTGCTCGTTCCACTTTGCACTGGAGGCACTGAACCGCTGGGTCGTATCGCAAGGAGATTTCTAGAGTTCCATAACTTTGCTCCACCCCTACGGAACCGTATATATAGTACCGTTAAGCTTTAAGCGTGTATTCAATTATACGCATACGTATCAAAAGTATTGGGCTGTTTCTATGTATGCATATAGATATGCGCGAAAACCCGAAAATCCTGGTTAGGACGGATATGCAGTTGGGACTCCGGAGAATCCCGAATCAAATTTCGGGTTCTCGCCCACCTCTGGCGACAATACGATACAAGCTAGTATAGAAAAGACAAAGTATATTCTGCTTCGTTATAGAATTATTGTTCTACTCACCGTGCTCCGACATTTGCAGGCGCGACGAGTCGATTCGATTGTTGCTGCGCGGGTTCTCGTTTTCTAAGCAAGATCGATTTACGTCCTGACCCATGCGTTTCTCTATGATTTGAACGTGTTCTAGTATTTGTTCCGTTGGAATGATTGTCGTTCCCAGTTCCGTTGGAACCGTTGACGAGTTCCGTCTGCAATGCGTTAATCGATATATCAGCTAAACTTCTACTCTTTTGTTTATCATTCTTACGTACCTGAGAGATTGTACCTGTGAGTTTTTTAATTGATTGTACGAGTTGAACTCTATTCTACGAGTATCGTTATTCCCGTCGTTAGGATTGTTCGATTTCTTCGCTTTTTCATTCACAATCTCATCCTCGAAGGACACGCGTTGCTCGAGTTGAGGCTCTTGGCTGGTTTTACCATTTGTTCGCAATCGCGGGCTCGCAACCGAGGAAGTCGGTGAAACACGACTGCATTGCGATGTAATTGAAAGAGTAGACCTATCTAATCGATCTGAACATTCTTCACGATTATTAACCGATGATAAATCGTTGGATCGTTGTCCCGGTGATGTTTTCGATACGCTGCTAGTCGATTGAACAGAATTCGAGAATGGCGAAAGCCGCGTTACTTCTTCGTCCGAAGAAGAATCATGGGGATCTGTTAATTCTAGAGATTTATTTCCCCCAACTGTCCAAGTCATCTGTTTGTGACCTATCCGCGACCATCCTCGCTCCTGTTATGTATCGATACGTTTGATTAGTCGATCGATCGCTTATTGCCAAAGGTGTGCGAGAACTTGAAAATCTCGGCCTTGATCTCGAATCAAATTCTCGACATGGCCAAACCGAAATCtgcgtcaaaatcaaagaactttcgatagaaatgagatagagcgacgaaattttttcaaatgaaagctgaaactttgcagaatatgggataattatggagattgtggtacgaacgttttttaaccttgaaagaattcgttaaatttgcacaatttcaagaaaactgtggtttttccaataccacgcgcggaaaaaaatttttattaacatgcgacacatcacttcccgtagattttttcatgctgattttaagtaaacgttcaaatacttcattatgattatttttaatttgttttatatataagaatacaatattccttcacaCAAACTAGGGAgttaccaaatcatttcaacgaaaaaatgatttcataagttgtgttcacaaaaatcgatttcttgcaaaatcctgaggtcgtagacaaattttgaaaccagatttgaaatcagcgtgaaaaaatctacgggaaatgatgtgtcgcatgttaaaaaaaaattttttccgcgcgtggtattggaaaaaccacaattttcttgaaattgtgcaggtttaacgaattctttcaaggttaaaaaaacgttcgtaccacaatctccataattattccaAATTCTgctaagtttcagctttcatttaaaaaaatttcatcgctctatctcatttctgtcgaaagttctttgattttgacacagatttcgtcggtttggcccatagtgcgacgCGACGGTTTCAAATTCTCGCACAGCTCTGTTTATCGTGTCAAGTATAAACTTATACAGTCGAAGTATGTACCTTTTTCTCGGGCAGAATATACTTTGGCATTCCTTTGATAAACCAAGCGCCGCTTTTTTTCCACATTTCTCTGGTCTCCGCGCATAtccgacaaagaaattgctttTGACTGTTATTCGAACGTCTGACGATACGTTGCATAGTCGTTTTATCCAATACGCTTTTCGTCGAAGCTGTGTTTTGAAATGCCGGATTAAGTTCGGTGGTTTCTATGCCACATTTCTGACATATGTATTTACGACAGTCCTTGCAAAGATTCGGTGTCGCACCGAGGACAGCCCCAAATTTTTCACTACAGAGAGCACAGGAACATACGCAATGCGCGCTATTTGAACAACGGCTGCTACAGTTTCGTCTCTCGTTCATTCTTGTTCCCGTAACAATGCAAACGTTACGTTTCATGTTCTCCAGTCTCTCTACTAATCTACCGATTCGTTCTTGTTCCGACAGGTCCAAGGCTTCGGCTCTTTGGATCacctaaaatattaataaagaaaaCAACATCTATAGAAATATTTGTCCAGTCAGTACATATTTTATTATGGTTGCAATCTTgaaagattttttattttttaccaaCGGATAAGTACGCGCTTACCTCTATGATCGCTTGTTGTTCGTCTTCGGACAAGACAAACGATTGTGCGCAACGATTCGAAGCAGCAGCGTAAGAATTCGAATAATTACCCCATTTTGAATCTAGAGCACCAGTTTTCACAGACCATCCTATGCGTAATCTAATTATAGAAGAAAATAAGCATATTTAGACGCAAACTAAAATATGAATAcgcgtatatgtatgtatcttaTTTATTTCTACTCACTTTGCTCTCAATGCCAAATGACGATCATTTGGACAAACCCATCTGGTTCCTCTACCTGGATCTTTTGCTGTGATGTCCATAGCGATTAGTGAGAAAGAGATTAATGAAACCCTtagatcattttaaatatactaTGAACATTGTGTAATGTAGTTTATCctacgaaaaatgaaaatacgtaaaaataaatgaaagcaCGATTATAAAACACATTATTAATCGAAACAATAACAAATGTTAAAATGTATAACTGCGGTAAACTATTATTGCTTTAACATTATTCTTCCTCGAAAGTGaatttttttcatgtaaaatcTTGTTGTAATTACTTGATTAATCTAAACTACGTTTCAAAAAATCCATGCAATTTAAAGCACAAAAAGTAAGAATAGATATATGTCAtcttaaattattttcatcttggaaaataatatttattatatgatataATAAAAGTGTATATAATATGAGTTGTTTAAACTATAGTCGCTTCATTAGACTCGATATTCCTTGAAATGGTCGTCGCTGATATCATTCCTCGCCGCAAAAAGCATTTCCTCTTTCCCGCATATTGGAATTTCTTGATAGACGCAAATTAACGAGATTTTTACGATTTGTTCCAACTTCCAACGTTTACTTTAGCTaattatttttcaacaattaaGCGCTTCCAGACAGGAAAATTGCGGCACATTAATTTTGGTTGTTTTATCGATAAGAATATACGCGTATAGTAAAGTATCCAAATACGCGCATGattatatgtacgtatacattatacataataCATGTAGTATGTATATACGTGAGTGTAATGAATACTTTAATCAAGATTATTATTTATATCGTATACatcttatattattttttatatctatatacagtcagcggcaataataagtggacacccttaaaaatcgcataacttttcagaaattggtccaaaggacttgaatttttttaagatgttagaccggctagttcgctagagaataagtaaacaaaaatttattacgattgcaattggtaggaattatacaaaatcttaaaaaatgatgttttgtcaacttttttatctgggcctgtaacgataatttaaaaaatgcgttttatagatttcggtaactttaTATGCAtaccgaaaatttcatcgaaatcggccaacattgcaatgagctacaaacgtttaattgcaatcgtaataaatttttgtttacttattctctagcgaactagccggtctaacatcttagaaaaattcaagtcctttggaccaatttctaaaaagttatacaatttttaatgcaatttttgtccacttattattgccgctttCCAGCGTTCCAAAAAAATTCGTATTTACGCATGTGCACATATGAATAATTATGTAAAACCTATCGTTTTATGAAAATTCAATGGTTTCCCGTATAAGATATCAATTGAATAAAATAGTCTGCACAAGATAAAATTAGATTGCGTATATATATGTTATCGGTGCGAAATAATGCAGGAAAATCCTGTGTAATCTTTTCGGGACAAATGCTGTTTCTACTACAATTCATTAGACGCATATGCGCGATTGTGTTTTCATATttaatatagaatttttgtGAAGGTTTATCCGAAAAATGGTGTACATAGTTCGAGAAAACAGCTTCCATTCGGGACAGAAGCGCAACAAGTACCCGTATTTTATTCGTATCTTCATCATTTAAGTTTCTAAAAGGAGACTGTCTATATTTGCACATAATCGATATTGCAATGATTCTTGCGTCGAGGCTTATTTTCTTATTACGGGATAACTTGAATAGTTCGAGAACCTACGGGAATATCTTCTATTCTACTAGTACAGAAGatactgtatatatattttaacgaATTCTAAGCCGGAGGGATGCTATCTTTGCGATCGGGAAAAATGATTTTCCTAAATTACACGACAGTAATATGTATATGCATAGAAAATTAATGAAGGAAACGATAATCTATACATATTATGATACATCTTATCGATGGAATAATGGTCTCGTGTAAAATTGTTGTATCGTGTATGACtgtatgatattgtacagtCGTCGCAAAAAAAGGGAAAACGTTGAAAAGTGGTTGGCCGGAAAGGGCGAGGAAGGGATGGATAGTTGGCAATCGGACTCGGACTCGGACGCGTGGCAGTATAGTAGCACCAAGTGGCACTATGGTCGTACAGTCGTACAGTGACTGGAAAAAAATGAGCGCGAAAGTCCTACGCTGAAGGGCGATCAATCGGAACTTGCGACACGCCGACACTCGACACGTATCTACCATCAATAACTGATGCGTTGCATTGCAAGCGTTTCATCCGATCGTACAaaatcgtaaaaaatgaaaaaccagcGCGTAACGACTCTATTTAGCCTACGAGTTATCGTTAATTAAGCTATTCTATACATAAATGATCGCACAAGAAAAAAATCAttcgacatcagctacaacagaAATCATTATCATAAAGAACGAAGCGACGACTTTCGAGACTCCTTCGAAAAAAAAGCAGCGGACATACGTTGCGATCGGGAAGCTTTTACCTTCTCGGTTAATAGAATTTGTTTATCAATCCGACTGCTAATGCGAGGCACAAGCGACAGGATTTTTCTTATTACGAGCGAACAGTCGTTTCGAGTAATTTGTGTGTCTACTTACGAGATTTGTGAACCTCTTCTGTCATGTGAGTTTTAATTGAAAAGCAAGCAGTCGCACC contains the following coding sequences:
- the LOC143207249 gene encoding LOW QUALITY PROTEIN: rabphilin-3A (The sequence of the model RefSeq protein was modified relative to this genomic sequence to represent the inferred CDS: inserted 1 base in 1 codon), which produces MAGFNASYRLRSLSWSISISLCLHGYTIQKNNNNFNIISRIRYELAKPEIKVIQNKSDNYSALQLKKRPKKRPFPKNEELGEWKVKALATAEEYNLENLVQGLSEEKLYVPDTICTTTSSKDPGRGTRWVCPNDRHLALRAKLRIGWSVKTGALDSKWGNYSNSYAAASNRCAQSFVLSEDEQQAIIEVIQRAEALDLSEQERIGRLVERLENMKRNVCIVTGTRMNERRNCSSRCSNSAHCVCSCALCSEKFGAVLGATPNLCKDCRKYICQKCGIETTELNPAFQNTASTKSVLDKTTMQRIVRRSNNSQKQFLCRICAETREMWKKSGAWFIKGMPKYILPEKKERGWSRIGHKQMTWTVGGNKSLELTDPHDSSSDEEVTRLSPFSNSVQSTSSVSKTSPGQRSNDLSSVNNREECSDRLDRSTLSITSQCSRVSPTSSVASPRLRTNGKTSQEPQLEQRVSFEDEIVNEKAKKSNNPNDGNNDTRRIEFNSYNQLKNSQVQSLRRNSSTVPTELGTTIIPTEQILEHVQIIEKRMGQDVNRSCLENENPRSNNRIDSSRLQMSEHGVEQSYGTLEISLRYDPAVQCLQCKVERARDLRPMDIHGLADPFCKLNILPVDLVASTKRLRTKTIRKTRNPEFNETLNFYGTTETDIWNGKTLHILILQDDPAGQDFLGEARFPLHELQPRQTKHYNVPLQDYYPVDNDEAAWGVFSSGWGKIEVTLRYCTRRRALTVQQAANLLPKDSNGFFDPNVKLCLIGNLTNNQKQRVFDYSIARITGRKFMSERIIXNSQNTTVKWKILNPKWNEEFIFSTRLTDLRKLAFHVTVWDKDFGKNNDYLDKNNITQ